A portion of the Moraxella ovis genome contains these proteins:
- the gltS gene encoding sodium/glutamate symporter, which produces MEITLNGYYTLILATLVLLLGRFLVKRVKFLADFNIPEPVAGGLVAAAIVYSLNAFFGYSFIFQKELQTACMLMFFASIGLSADFSRLRAGGTPLLVLSVVVSVFIIIQNAVGVGSAMALGIDPMLGLVAGSISLTGGHGTAGAWGADLEQTYGVAAATTLGIACATYGLVAGGIIGGPVARQLISKLGLKPKELEQASSLSEVKSLDGEPNKALKDYADEEIFEKSDSTRLITATSAIETLALFAACLAFADIMTGVAKGTWYELPTFVWALFGGVVIRNVLTNLFNFDMFDRAIDVFGNAALSLFLAMALLSLKLWELAGLGGPILIILLIQTIVMILYAYFVTFNIMGRDYDSAVLAAGHCGFGMGATPTAIANMQAITDRYLPSHKAFLIVPMVGAFFVDIVNAIVLQAFIKLPFM; this is translated from the coding sequence ATGGAAATTACGTTAAATGGATACTACACGCTGATTTTGGCGACGTTGGTGCTATTGCTTGGACGCTTTTTGGTTAAGCGTGTAAAATTTTTGGCGGATTTTAACATCCCTGAGCCTGTGGCAGGCGGTTTGGTGGCGGCTGCTATTGTTTATAGCTTGAATGCTTTTTTTGGCTATTCTTTTATTTTTCAAAAAGAATTACAAACCGCATGTATGTTGATGTTCTTCGCATCTATCGGTCTGTCTGCTGATTTTAGCCGTTTAAGAGCGGGTGGTACGCCTTTGCTGGTTCTGTCAGTGGTCGTATCGGTGTTTATCATCATTCAAAACGCCGTGGGTGTGGGTTCAGCCATGGCGCTGGGTATTGATCCGATGCTCGGCTTAGTGGCAGGTTCGATCTCATTGACTGGTGGTCATGGTACGGCGGGTGCTTGGGGTGCTGACCTTGAGCAGACCTATGGCGTGGCAGCAGCGACAACTTTGGGTATTGCGTGCGCGACCTATGGTCTGGTGGCAGGCGGCATCATCGGTGGTCCTGTGGCAAGACAGCTAATCTCAAAACTAGGCCTAAAACCTAAAGAGTTGGAGCAAGCGAGTAGCTTATCTGAGGTTAAATCGCTAGATGGCGAACCTAATAAGGCTCTAAAAGACTATGCCGATGAAGAGATTTTTGAAAAATCAGACAGCACTCGCTTGATTACCGCCACATCAGCCATCGAAACTTTGGCGCTGTTCGCGGCGTGTCTTGCTTTTGCTGACATCATGACTGGCGTTGCCAAAGGTACTTGGTATGAGCTGCCTACCTTCGTGTGGGCGCTGTTTGGCGGCGTGGTGATTCGTAATGTGCTGACCAATTTGTTTAATTTTGACATGTTCGACCGCGCAATTGATGTGTTCGGCAATGCTGCTTTGTCATTGTTTCTAGCCATGGCATTGCTGTCATTGAAGCTTTGGGAATTGGCAGGTCTTGGTGGTCCTATCCTGATTATCTTGTTGATTCAGACGATCGTGATGATCTTGTACGCGTACTTTGTAACCTTTAACATCATGGGTCGCGATTATGATTCTGCTGTCTTGGCAGCGGGCCACTGCGGTTTTGGTATGGGTGCAACGCCAACCGCGATTGCAAACATGCAAGCGATTACAGATCGTTACTTGCCATCGCATAAGGCGTTTTTGATCGTGCCGATGGTTGGTGCGTTCTTCGTAGATATTGTTAACGCCATTGTGCTACAAGCATTTATTAAGTTGCCATTTATGTAA
- a CDS encoding bifunctional nicotinamide-nucleotide adenylyltransferase/Nudix hydroxylase, whose amino-acid sequence MTYEFDYLVFIGRFQPFHDGHKFVVTEALQRAKNIIMLIGSANSPRTIKNPFSFDERKQMIVGAFGDTEVIDGAARIHCLPIDDTLYNDHQWLYNIQSALHHQTQGQDRIGIIGHTKDDSSYYLSLFPNWSAIDLPSFENLSATPLRKAYFEQGIIDERMPNASQNFLQSFISTPDYMRLKQEYQHIQAFKAEWKDAPYPPIFCTADALVVQAGHVLLIERGGEYGHGLWALPGGFLDKDEKWLTCALRELQEETGLIVHQDQIKSQEIFDAPDRSPRGRTITNVFYAELTGDALPNVKGGDDASRAFWLPLHELDGKQMFEDHYSIIMKMLGL is encoded by the coding sequence ATGACGTACGAATTTGATTATTTGGTATTTATTGGGCGTTTTCAGCCATTTCATGACGGGCATAAATTCGTCGTCACCGAAGCACTACAACGTGCCAAGAATATCATCATGCTCATCGGCTCGGCCAACAGCCCGCGCACCATCAAGAATCCATTTAGCTTCGATGAGCGCAAGCAGATGATTGTAGGTGCATTTGGTGACACCGAAGTCATCGATGGGGCAGCTCGCATTCATTGCCTACCCATCGATGACACGCTCTACAACGACCATCAGTGGCTCTACAACATCCAAAGCGCCCTACACCATCAGACCCAAGGACAAGATCGCATTGGCATCATCGGACACACCAAGGACGACAGCTCTTATTATTTATCATTGTTCCCCAATTGGTCAGCGATCGATCTGCCAAGTTTTGAGAATCTGTCTGCCACCCCGCTGCGTAAGGCGTATTTTGAACAAGGCATCATCGATGAGCGGATGCCTAATGCTTCGCAAAATTTCCTACAATCATTCATCAGCACGCCTGACTATATGAGACTAAAGCAAGAATATCAACACATCCAAGCCTTTAAGGCCGAATGGAAAGACGCGCCTTATCCACCAATATTCTGCACTGCTGATGCGCTTGTGGTACAGGCAGGTCACGTATTACTGATCGAACGTGGCGGCGAATACGGTCATGGATTGTGGGCATTGCCGGGCGGATTCTTGGATAAAGATGAAAAATGGCTAACTTGTGCTCTGCGCGAATTACAAGAAGAGACCGGCCTGATCGTCCATCAAGACCAGATCAAATCCCAAGAGATCTTCGACGCACCAGATCGCTCACCGCGCGGTCGCACCATCACGAACGTGTTTTATGCTGAGCTTACAGGCGATGCCCTGCCCAATGTCAAAGGAGGTGATGACGCCAGTCGTGCATTTTGGTTGCCGTTGCATGAGCTTGATGGCAAGCAGATGTTTGAGGATCATTATAGCATCATCATGAAGATGTTAGGGCTGTGA